The Streptomyces sp. TLI_105 DNA segment ACCGGGAGAGCGAGCGCCGGCGCCGGCTCATCGAGGAGCTGATCGAGACGCGGGCGGAACTGGCGGCGGCGGAGCGGCACGCGGGGACGCTCGCCGAGCGGGAGCGGCTCGCGCGGGAGATCCACGACACGCTCGCGCAGGGCCTGTCCTCGATCCAGCTGCTGCTGCGGGCGGCCGAGCGGGTGCTCCCGCCGGACTCCCCCGCCGCGGGCCACATCGGCCGGGCCCGTGAGGCGGCGCAGGACAACCTGGCGGAGGCGCGGCGCTTCGTCCGGGCGCTCTCGCCGCCGGACCTGGAGCACGGCTCCCTCGCGGCGGCGCTGGAGCGGCTGTGCGAGCCGGGTGCCGGGCCGCCCCCGGAGGGGCCTGCCGGTGCGAACCCGTACGAGCCGCCCCCGGAGGGCCCGTCCGGTGCGCACCCGTACGGGCCGGGGGGCGGCCCTCGGGTCCGGTTCTCGGTGAGCGGCACGCCGGTCGAGCTGCCGACCCCGTACGAGGTGGCGCTGCTGCGGATCGCGCAGTCGGCGCTCGCGAACACGGTGCGGCACGCCTCGGCCTCGCGGGCGGAGATCACCTTGTCGTTCATGGACGCGTCGGTGACCCTGGACGTGGTCGACGACGGCCGGGGTTTCGACCCCGCGTCCGTACGCCCCTCCTCGGACGGCGGTTTCGGGCTTCCGGCGATGCGCTCGCGGGCGGAGTCGCTGGGCGGCACGTTCACCGTCGAGTCGGCGCCCGGCCAGGGCACCGCCGTCGCCGTCTCCCTCCCCCTCCCCGCTGGAGCGTCCGCATGACCATCCGACTCCTGCTCGCCGACGACCACCCGGTGGTACGGGCGGGCTTGCGCGCGGTCCTCGACACCGAGCCGGACTTCGCGGTGGTCGCGGAGGCGGCCACGGCAGAGCGCGCGGTGGAGCTGGCTGCCGCCGGGGGCGTGGACGTGGTCCTGATGGACCTGCAGTTCGGCGCCGGGATGCACGGCTCGGAGGCGACGGCGGCGATCACGGCGGCGGCGGGCGGGCCGAAGGTGCTGGTCCTGACGACGTACGACACGGACGCGGACATCCTGGCGGCGGTGGAGGCGGGCGCCTCCGGCTACCTCCTGAAGGACGCGCCGCCGGAGGAGCTGGCGGCGGCGGTCCGGACGGCGGCGGCCGGCCAGTCGGCCCTCGCACCGGCGGTGGCGCACCGGCTGATGGACCGCATGCGGACACCGGCGGAGGCCCTGACCAAGCGCGAGCTGGAGGTGCTCCAGCTGGTGGGCGAGGGCCTGTCGAACCAGCAGATCAGCAAGGCGCTGTTCCTGAGCCAGGCGACGGTGAAGTCCCACCTGGTGCACGTCTTCGCGAAGCTGGGCGTGGACTCGCGCACGGCGGCGGTGGCGGCGGCGACGGCACGACGACTGATCAGGCGGTAGGCGTTCCGGACCGGCGGGCGGGCCCTCGGCCGATCCGACGTCATCCGTACGCGGTCGACCCGGCCAGCCGTACGCGGTCGACCCGGCCAGCCGTACGCGGTCGACCCGGCCAGCCGTACGCGGTCGACCCGGCTAGCCGTTCGGGGTCGGCGGCGGGCCGAAGAGTTCCACCGCGTGCCGGACCCCGGCGAGGCCCTCGGCGAGGGCGCTGACGGAGCCGACGGAGCCCGCGACGAGCAGCAGCGAGCGGCGCAGCCGCCGTACCTCGGGGTCGCCGCTGAGCGCCATGGCGTCAAGGGCGGCGAGTTCGTCCTCGGCGATCTCCCGGTCGGCGAAATCGACCCGGTGTGCGGCCAGTTCGCGCCGGAGCCGGGACACGGCGGCCCGCAGTTCGGCCACCCTGGGGTCCACGCCCTCGCCGGTCACTCGCCTCTGCCCCACGCTTCGCAACACGGTTCTCCCCCTCGCACCACACTGTGCGCAGAACTCCACTCCGAACACTCCGAGCCGACCCCCCGGTCGGCGGCCGGGCGCCCTGAGTCGCGGGCCAGTTAACTCCTTCGCCACCCCGGCGCGCCACCCTTGGTGGACGGAATTCAGGCGACCGTGTGATTCCGCCTCATGAGGTATGCAGTCCTCATGACAGCTGCAGAGGATCGAAGCCCCGTCGTCGCCGGACTGCTGCTCGCCGCGGGGGGCGGCAGGCGTCTCGGAGGGCGGCCGAAGGCCTTGCTCACGCACCGGGGGCGACCGCTGGTCGAGCATGCCGTGGGGGTGCTGCGCGGGGCCGGCTGCGAGGTGGTGCACGTGGTGCTGGGGGCCTCGGCCGAGGTCGTACGGGAGCGGGCGGAGCTGCCCGGGTGCGTGCTGGTGGACAACCCGGAGTGGGCGGAGGGGATGGGTTCCTCGCTGCGGGCCGGGCTCGCCTCGCTGGCCGCCGACCCGCGCGGTGTGGACGGGGCGCTCGTCCTCCTCGTCGACCAGCCGGGGATCGGGGCGCAGGCCGTGGCCCGGGTGCGGGCGGCGTACGGCTCGCGGGATTCGCTGGCGGCCGCCTCGTACGACGGGGAGCGGGGCCATCCGGTGCTGTTCGGGGCCGGGCACTGGGCGGGGATCGCGGAGACGGCGGTGGGCGACCGGGGTGCGCGGGACTATCTGGCGGCGCACCGGGATGCGATCACCCCGGTGGACTGTTCGGATGTGGCCGAGCCCTACGACATCGACACGGAGGCGGATCTGTCCCACCTGGAGTGAACGGCTTGGCACCGAGCGCCATGTTCTGTCGATCCGGAGAATCTCGACATCAACAAACCATTGAACTTCCACCATGAGGAAACTAGTATCCACTGTTCAGAAGCGCCTGCTCGTCCAGAAGGCGCTCGCGGCCGTATCTCGGCGCCTGCGGCACTCCGTGCCGTCCCGTACGCCCGGCGGCCGCCTGGCACCGCCCGTGAAGTCCGCTGAAGGAAGTGACAGTTCATGTCCGCACCAGCGCCGTCCCCCCTGGCCGTCGTCGATGCCGAGCCCCTCCCGCGTCAGGAGGAGGTGCTCACCGAGGCCGCCCTGGCCTTCGTCGCCGAACTGCACCGGCGGTTCACCCCGCGCCGGGACGAGCTCCTCGCCCGCCG contains these protein-coding regions:
- a CDS encoding response regulator transcription factor — translated: MTIRLLLADDHPVVRAGLRAVLDTEPDFAVVAEAATAERAVELAAAGGVDVVLMDLQFGAGMHGSEATAAITAAAGGPKVLVLTTYDTDADILAAVEAGASGYLLKDAPPEELAAAVRTAAAGQSALAPAVAHRLMDRMRTPAEALTKRELEVLQLVGEGLSNQQISKALFLSQATVKSHLVHVFAKLGVDSRTAAVAAATARRLIRR
- a CDS encoding sensor histidine kinase, with product MDPRSLTPALRALRLCLHLLMAGLLVLAAVRADSAAGTVMAVVMGAVYAAGSYLPSVRSSQRAAAAWLAVLGASWLGLLWLTPEALWLAFPLYFLQLHLLPTRWSLPAVALTAGAAILSYVGHGAALNPGVFIGPLLGAAVAVATVLGYQALYRESERRRRLIEELIETRAELAAAERHAGTLAERERLAREIHDTLAQGLSSIQLLLRAAERVLPPDSPAAGHIGRAREAAQDNLAEARRFVRALSPPDLEHGSLAAALERLCEPGAGPPPEGPAGANPYEPPPEGPSGAHPYGPGGGPRVRFSVSGTPVELPTPYEVALLRIAQSALANTVRHASASRAEITLSFMDASVTLDVVDDGRGFDPASVRPSSDGGFGLPAMRSRAESLGGTFTVESAPGQGTAVAVSLPLPAGASA
- a CDS encoding NTP transferase domain-containing protein codes for the protein MTAAEDRSPVVAGLLLAAGGGRRLGGRPKALLTHRGRPLVEHAVGVLRGAGCEVVHVVLGASAEVVRERAELPGCVLVDNPEWAEGMGSSLRAGLASLAADPRGVDGALVLLVDQPGIGAQAVARVRAAYGSRDSLAAASYDGERGHPVLFGAGHWAGIAETAVGDRGARDYLAAHRDAITPVDCSDVAEPYDIDTEADLSHLE
- a CDS encoding DUF5955 family protein; amino-acid sequence: MLRSVGQRRVTGEGVDPRVAELRAAVSRLRRELAAHRVDFADREIAEDELAALDAMALSGDPEVRRLRRSLLLVAGSVGSVSALAEGLAGVRHAVELFGPPPTPNG